In the Ilumatobacteraceae bacterium genome, one interval contains:
- a CDS encoding LPXTG cell wall anchor domain-containing protein, which translates to MTPNALHPGDTRRHPRTIIGVVLAFLGAIALTLGVTGNPVAGLEDTDFVPLSNSGADVGDDCPSSVGDYWHFVIAPNDGTYAFVTISLNLGGTIIDFDGSDIISNGGQADNVFVAVPAGYSLGDLVAFGSEAEITPGGYTSSGNVRFVLSHLCDGDESTTTTTTTTTLPETTTTVAETTTTVAETTTTVAETTTTVAETTTTVAETTTTVAETTTTVSESGGPTTTTTLPCEWDPELPPDDPNCYQGTTTSVEASPPTTVGTDSNSPTTVLAQLPKTGPGTTNTMMAIGALMLLIGGVMVLSTRREHAIA; encoded by the coding sequence ATGACACCAAACGCACTGCATCCGGGCGATACGCGCCGCCACCCACGCACGATCATCGGGGTCGTGCTGGCATTCCTGGGAGCGATCGCACTGACCCTCGGCGTCACCGGGAATCCGGTCGCCGGTCTGGAGGACACCGACTTCGTTCCGCTGTCCAACAGCGGGGCCGACGTCGGTGACGACTGCCCCTCCTCGGTCGGCGACTACTGGCACTTCGTGATCGCACCGAACGACGGCACGTACGCGTTCGTCACGATCAGCCTGAACCTCGGCGGCACGATCATCGACTTCGACGGATCGGACATCATCTCCAACGGCGGTCAGGCCGACAACGTGTTCGTCGCCGTGCCGGCCGGATACTCCCTCGGCGATCTCGTGGCATTCGGCTCCGAGGCCGAGATCACACCCGGCGGGTACACGAGCTCGGGCAACGTGAGGTTCGTGCTCTCCCACCTGTGCGACGGCGACGAGTCGACCACCACCACGACGACGACCACCACGCTCCCCGAGACCACCACCACCGTGGCCGAGACCACCACCACGGTCGCCGAGACGACCACCACCGTGGCCGAGACGACCACCACGGTCGCCGAGACCACCACCACCGTGGCCGAGACCACCACCACCGTGGCCGAGACGACGACCACCGTGTCGGAAAGCGGCGGGCCGACCACCACGACGACGCTGCCGTGCGAATGGGACCCGGAGCTGCCGCCGGACGACCCGAACTGCTACCAGGGCACGACGACCTCGGTCGAGGCCTCTCCCCCGACCACGGTCGGCACGGACAGCAACTCGCCGACCACCGTCCTGGCCCAACTGCCCAAGACCGGTCCGGGAACGACCAACACGATGATGGCCATCGGCGCACTGATGCTCCTCATCGGCGGCGTCATGGTGCTCAGCACCCGCCGCGAGCACGCCATCGCCTGA
- a CDS encoding sigma-70 family RNA polymerase sigma factor translates to MASEPRFSPDDSLADLVAGALDGHGAAWNALVGRLERVVWKSVNMMTTDREVRDDAFAATWLRLAERLDGIREPEKLPGWLTTTATNEVRQIVRQRHRQDLSITESWSSSSGIGDLVDTLVGDDGEHADELMADERRRHVRAAFGRLDEPCREIITVLVLADPPVPYDEASDALGRPIGSLGPSRRRCLDKMRTLLEPPPGGTP, encoded by the coding sequence ATGGCGTCTGAGCCGCGGTTTTCGCCCGATGACTCCCTCGCCGACCTGGTTGCCGGGGCCCTCGACGGTCATGGTGCTGCCTGGAACGCCTTGGTCGGCCGACTCGAACGCGTTGTGTGGAAGTCGGTCAACATGATGACCACCGATCGCGAGGTACGCGACGATGCATTCGCGGCGACCTGGCTCCGACTCGCCGAGCGCCTCGACGGCATCCGCGAACCCGAGAAGCTGCCAGGTTGGTTGACGACCACCGCGACCAACGAGGTCCGACAGATCGTGCGGCAACGACACCGTCAAGACCTCTCCATCACCGAGTCGTGGTCGTCGTCGAGCGGCATCGGTGACCTCGTCGACACGCTCGTGGGTGACGACGGTGAACATGCCGACGAACTGATGGCCGACGAACGGCGTCGCCACGTGCGCGCAGCGTTCGGACGGCTCGACGAACCGTGCCGCGAGATCATCACCGTGTTGGTGCTGGCCGATCCGCCAGTTCCGTACGACGAAGCGAGCGATGCGCTCGGTCGCCCGATCGGTTCGCTCGGGCCATCGCGTCGCCGTTGCCTCGACAAGATGAGGACACTCCTCGAACCCCCACCAGGAGGTACGCCATGA
- a CDS encoding TetR/AcrR family transcriptional regulator → MSLAASNIAADTAVEPARSRIMDEAANLFLQRGYEGTSLRQLAEVVGMKAGSLYYHFSSKDQLLTAILERGLDVMHEAFDRAEATHGDAEPFPRIVAHTRAHLSALFENGPYTAAHVVTFRTAPDSVRASLVPSRDAYEARWTELLHDLQRTGSVAADIDITVARLALFGAMNSSVEWFDPDRGTLDRFADAIARQFWTGAAA, encoded by the coding sequence ATGTCGCTCGCCGCCTCGAACATCGCCGCCGACACGGCGGTCGAGCCCGCCCGATCGCGCATCATGGACGAGGCCGCGAACCTGTTCCTCCAACGTGGGTACGAGGGCACGTCGCTCCGGCAGCTCGCCGAAGTCGTCGGGATGAAGGCCGGGTCGCTCTACTACCACTTCTCGTCGAAGGACCAGTTGTTGACCGCGATCCTCGAACGGGGGCTCGACGTCATGCACGAAGCATTCGATCGAGCGGAGGCGACGCACGGCGACGCCGAGCCGTTCCCGCGGATCGTGGCGCACACCCGCGCCCACCTGTCGGCGCTGTTCGAGAACGGGCCGTACACCGCGGCACACGTCGTGACCTTCCGCACCGCACCCGATTCGGTCAGGGCTTCGCTCGTCCCGAGTCGCGACGCCTACGAAGCGAGGTGGACCGAGCTGCTCCACGATCTCCAGCGAACCGGCTCCGTCGCGGCCGACATCGACATCACCGTGGCCCGGCTCGCACTGTTCGGCGCGATGAACTCCTCCGTCGAGTGGTTCGACCCCGACCGAGGCACCCTCGACCGATTCGCCGACGCCATCGCCCGGCAGTTCTGGACCGGAGCGGCAGCATGA
- a CDS encoding CHAT domain-containing tetratricopeptide repeat protein → MADGGPNDYCQTEYWDRLVQRGPAAALRSVEEVLADPDVADDARALAHNSAARSLFELGRVRDALAAARSAIDMAADAGPEVKSIVEMSSSVVLAEAGFVDEALGGLEALAAAHGGVDLGRVRLQIGYVLHHAGRLHEALAEFDVSERLFLHGGELRDRLRVHQNRGLVLLQQGRLNEAASDFERAEALALELGMIAAQAQSVTNMAVLHGRARRLTESMQAFDRAFDLFEQAGNPARMVALAEIDRAEVMMHSGLLLDAIDACRAALELVEPSGNRILLGDAHLMVARAELAAGHLRAATQSASRSIEIFGASGRPDMVPQAKAIALTAVLLTERAPDRVMPILGEVAVVVGLLRAHGWQASADELALVRVRAGLRHGLVDEIRPDIDELRSGVTDGQRQTVLAGWFAEAIGCSLAGDTVGALAGCRTGLDLVDDIVAEATTLEQRSAAMRLGHDLSQFTIELAVDMGDADTALAAAEGTRARALHDELAGGERHRPLTESGAQRLRGELATRLGTRVLIEWIVVRDHVWAVVFDADGSRLVRVADRAEVTRARDRVVMWLDLAAAEPDESSGRALRAGQTLDELLIAPLELPNDVGVVMVPVDLLHGIPWCGLPSFSARPVSMTPNAQVWMEADRRAAGAVRSVSVVVGPELTESDTELAAIQRWYPGSAVASGPSATAHTVRSMFAGSDLVQIAAHGRFRSDHPLLSTLDLHGGEATLYEAIPDRVRSKLVVLSSCEGGAQGTADGSEVLGMSAVLLARGASTVIAPLTVVRELECAEFIADVHGELAAGEHVACALANVRGRWLADDDLSRWAVASSFGCFGSGAVVVAG, encoded by the coding sequence GTGGCCGACGGCGGACCGAACGATTATTGCCAGACCGAGTATTGGGACCGGCTCGTCCAGCGCGGGCCGGCGGCCGCGCTCCGGAGCGTCGAGGAGGTGTTGGCCGACCCGGACGTCGCCGACGACGCCAGGGCGCTCGCCCACAACTCGGCTGCTCGGTCGCTGTTCGAGCTCGGTCGTGTTCGAGATGCCCTCGCCGCAGCACGCTCTGCGATCGACATGGCGGCCGACGCCGGCCCCGAGGTGAAGTCGATCGTCGAGATGTCGAGTTCGGTCGTACTGGCCGAGGCCGGGTTCGTCGACGAGGCGCTCGGTGGATTGGAAGCGCTCGCCGCCGCCCATGGCGGGGTCGATCTCGGGCGGGTTCGTTTGCAGATCGGCTATGTCCTGCACCACGCCGGTCGCCTGCACGAGGCCCTGGCGGAGTTCGATGTCAGCGAGCGGCTCTTCCTCCACGGCGGCGAGCTCCGCGACCGGCTTCGGGTCCACCAGAACCGTGGCCTCGTACTGCTGCAGCAGGGGCGGCTCAACGAGGCTGCCTCCGACTTCGAGCGGGCGGAGGCCTTGGCGCTCGAACTCGGCATGATCGCGGCCCAGGCGCAGAGCGTGACCAACATGGCCGTCCTCCACGGACGTGCACGGCGGTTGACCGAGTCGATGCAGGCGTTCGATCGGGCGTTCGATCTCTTCGAGCAGGCGGGCAACCCGGCTCGTATGGTGGCCTTGGCCGAGATCGACCGTGCCGAGGTGATGATGCACTCGGGTCTCCTGCTCGACGCGATCGACGCCTGCCGGGCTGCACTCGAACTGGTCGAGCCGAGCGGCAATCGGATCCTGCTGGGTGACGCCCACCTGATGGTGGCGCGCGCCGAACTCGCCGCAGGACATCTCCGAGCGGCGACCCAATCGGCGTCGCGCTCGATCGAGATCTTCGGTGCGTCGGGTCGGCCCGACATGGTGCCCCAGGCCAAGGCGATCGCTCTGACGGCCGTGTTGCTCACCGAACGAGCGCCGGATCGGGTCATGCCGATCCTCGGCGAGGTCGCGGTGGTGGTCGGCCTGCTCCGTGCCCACGGCTGGCAGGCCAGCGCCGACGAACTCGCGCTCGTCCGAGTGCGGGCCGGCCTGCGGCATGGACTCGTCGACGAGATCCGGCCCGACATCGACGAGCTGCGATCGGGGGTGACCGACGGACAGCGACAGACCGTCCTGGCCGGCTGGTTCGCCGAGGCGATCGGTTGCTCCCTGGCGGGCGACACCGTCGGCGCCCTCGCCGGGTGCCGGACCGGCCTCGACCTGGTCGACGACATCGTCGCCGAGGCGACCACGCTCGAGCAGCGGTCGGCTGCGATGCGGCTCGGCCACGATCTCAGCCAGTTCACGATCGAGCTGGCGGTCGACATGGGCGACGCCGACACCGCACTTGCCGCTGCGGAGGGGACCCGAGCCCGCGCGCTACACGACGAACTCGCGGGCGGTGAGCGTCACCGCCCGTTGACGGAGTCGGGTGCGCAGCGGCTTCGCGGTGAGCTGGCCACTCGACTCGGTACCCGTGTGCTCATCGAGTGGATCGTCGTGCGCGACCACGTGTGGGCGGTCGTGTTCGACGCCGACGGCAGTCGGCTGGTCAGGGTGGCGGATCGTGCCGAGGTGACCAGGGCGCGCGATCGGGTGGTGATGTGGCTCGACCTCGCTGCGGCCGAGCCCGACGAGTCGAGCGGCCGGGCGCTGCGCGCCGGACAGACCCTCGACGAGTTGTTGATCGCCCCGCTCGAGCTGCCGAATGATGTCGGGGTCGTCATGGTGCCGGTCGATCTCTTGCACGGCATTCCGTGGTGCGGGTTGCCGAGCTTCTCGGCTCGCCCCGTCTCGATGACACCGAATGCGCAGGTGTGGATGGAAGCCGATCGTCGGGCCGCCGGCGCCGTCCGGTCGGTGAGCGTCGTCGTCGGTCCGGAGTTGACCGAGAGCGACACCGAACTGGCGGCGATCCAGCGTTGGTACCCCGGTTCGGCAGTGGCGTCGGGCCCGAGCGCGACCGCGCACACGGTGCGTTCGATGTTCGCCGGTTCCGACCTCGTGCAGATCGCGGCGCACGGGAGGTTCCGCTCCGACCATCCGCTCCTGTCGACGCTCGATCTCCACGGAGGTGAGGCGACGTTGTACGAGGCGATCCCCGACCGTGTCAGGTCGAAGTTGGTCGTGCTCTCGAGTTGCGAGGGGGGAGCGCAGGGCACCGCCGATGGTTCGGAGGTGCTCGGGATGTCGGCGGTGTTGCTCGCGCGCGGTGCCTCGACGGTGATCGCACCGCTGACGGTGGTGCGCGAACTCGAGTGCGCCGAGTTCATCGCCGACGTCCACGGCGAGCTGGCTGCGGGTGAACACGTGGCATGCGCGCTCGCCAACGTTCGTGGACGCTGGCTCGCCGACGACGACCTCAGCAGGTGGGCGGTCGCGTCGTCGTTCGGTTGCTTCGGGTCGGGGGCCGTCGTCGTCGCCGGGTAG
- a CDS encoding S8/S53 family peptidase, whose product MWTGQIVSPRESTAAPAVAPTADELSRRRARPDVSCNVLVVDTGGSTDIFRAGATAADATPSAKRALELLEKCVIPTPPPDPDANGDVWDGDGNRVLDPAAGHGTFIAGIVANLAPGAAVTCVRALSSYGDTDDAAIAKALLEQFPNDGNPEPPFDIVTMSFGGFCDDDDPPIAIASAIATIQARYNGDGDEAGDLIRDRVVFVASAGNDASCRPTWPASFENVIGVGALGPHGPAPFTNHGPWVNACAPGVDVVSTFFDLGDDASHDGEDFDGWAVWSGTSFSGPIVAAAIAWEWMGRNTEGRPGDAAAWLLDRPGHFRYPGLGTVVNTP is encoded by the coding sequence GTGTGGACCGGCCAGATCGTCAGCCCGCGCGAGTCGACTGCCGCACCGGCGGTCGCTCCGACCGCCGATGAGTTGTCGCGCCGTCGAGCACGCCCCGACGTCTCCTGCAACGTGCTCGTCGTCGACACGGGCGGATCGACCGACATCTTCCGAGCCGGCGCCACCGCCGCCGACGCCACACCGAGCGCGAAACGAGCGCTCGAACTGCTCGAGAAGTGCGTGATCCCGACACCTCCGCCCGACCCCGACGCCAACGGCGATGTCTGGGATGGCGACGGCAACCGCGTGCTCGACCCGGCGGCAGGCCACGGCACGTTCATCGCCGGCATCGTCGCCAACCTGGCACCGGGCGCGGCAGTCACCTGCGTCCGGGCGTTGAGCTCGTACGGCGACACCGACGACGCGGCGATCGCCAAGGCGCTGCTCGAGCAGTTCCCGAACGACGGCAACCCGGAGCCGCCGTTCGACATCGTGACGATGTCGTTCGGTGGGTTCTGTGACGACGACGACCCGCCGATCGCGATCGCGTCGGCGATCGCGACGATCCAGGCGCGCTACAACGGCGACGGTGACGAGGCGGGCGACCTGATCCGCGACCGTGTGGTCTTCGTCGCATCCGCCGGCAACGACGCGTCGTGCCGACCCACCTGGCCCGCATCGTTCGAGAACGTGATCGGCGTCGGTGCCCTCGGGCCACACGGGCCGGCCCCGTTCACCAACCACGGCCCGTGGGTGAACGCGTGCGCTCCGGGCGTCGATGTCGTGTCGACCTTCTTCGACCTCGGCGACGACGCCAGCCATGACGGCGAGGACTTCGACGGTTGGGCCGTGTGGAGCGGTACGTCGTTCTCCGGGCCGATCGTCGCCGCCGCCATCGCCTGGGAGTGGATGGGTCGCAACACCGAGGGTCGGCCGGGCGACGCGGCCGCGTGGCTCCTCGACCGCCCTGGGCACTTCCGCTATCCAGGCCTCGGCACGGTCGTCAACACGCCGTGA
- a CDS encoding DNA-formamidopyrimidine glycosylase family protein, whose protein sequence is MPEGDTLRRLADKITHRFAGARVERSVMRDPRLAGVDLADSRLVDADAYGKHLFVRFDDGRSLHAHLLMTGGFEVGAPSRESTWRRRVELWLESGRLTGVAVPILGMMPTTAEHEITDHLGPDLCGRSGPPEIPEIVERLLRAPDEPVTGALLDQRNVAGFGNVYVNDVPFITGVDPQQPVGSIDGLDQMVAIGVALIRTNADRGPQNTTGRRLHTDARWVHGVGRRPCPVCGERLRYESEEQTPWRRSITWCGSCQPLSDRAVVDLRRTRRLIGLHPAVKQAVFPPASP, encoded by the coding sequence GTGCCCGAAGGTGACACGCTGCGACGGCTGGCCGACAAGATCACGCACCGGTTCGCCGGCGCACGCGTAGAGCGTTCGGTGATGCGAGATCCTCGGCTCGCGGGCGTCGATCTGGCCGACTCGAGGCTCGTCGATGCCGACGCGTACGGCAAACACCTCTTCGTCCGCTTCGATGACGGCCGCTCACTGCACGCCCACCTGCTGATGACCGGCGGGTTCGAGGTCGGTGCGCCGTCGCGAGAGTCGACGTGGCGTCGGCGGGTCGAACTGTGGTTGGAGTCCGGGCGCCTGACCGGTGTGGCGGTGCCGATCCTCGGCATGATGCCGACGACGGCCGAGCACGAGATCACCGATCATCTGGGCCCTGACCTGTGCGGTCGGTCCGGTCCGCCGGAGATCCCCGAGATCGTCGAGCGGCTGCTCCGGGCGCCCGACGAGCCGGTCACCGGAGCGCTGCTCGACCAGCGCAACGTCGCCGGGTTCGGCAACGTCTACGTCAACGACGTGCCCTTCATCACCGGTGTCGACCCGCAGCAACCGGTGGGGAGCATCGACGGTCTCGACCAGATGGTCGCGATCGGCGTGGCGCTGATCCGCACCAATGCCGATCGAGGCCCGCAGAACACGACGGGCCGCCGGCTCCACACCGATGCACGATGGGTGCACGGGGTGGGTCGGCGGCCATGTCCGGTGTGCGGCGAGCGGTTGCGTTACGAGAGCGAGGAGCAGACGCCGTGGCGACGTTCGATCACCTGGTGCGGGAGCTGTCAGCCGCTCAGCGATCGGGCGGTGGTCGACCTACGTCGAACCCGTCGCCTGATCGGATTGCACCCAGCGGTGAAGCAGGCGGTCTTTCCGCCCGCTTCACCGTGA
- a CDS encoding DUF1697 domain-containing protein → MSSEPHVALLRGINVGGHKMIPMAELRAALESAGMSDVRTYIQSGNVVFCPAGAAAGEADLVDAVRSVVGDRFDLDVPVVVRSLVDIERIAGAHPDAGREVPPKWLHVYLLDRSADPADAPDPGRFGDDRLVVDGREIYAAYPSGSGRSKLTLDIVERSFGVTATARNLSTLAAIVALGRRV, encoded by the coding sequence ATGTCGTCCGAGCCCCACGTCGCGCTGCTCCGAGGGATCAACGTGGGGGGCCACAAGATGATCCCGATGGCCGAGTTGCGCGCCGCGCTCGAGTCGGCGGGGATGAGCGACGTCCGCACCTACATCCAGAGCGGCAACGTGGTGTTCTGCCCGGCCGGTGCGGCCGCCGGGGAAGCCGACCTCGTGGACGCGGTGCGATCGGTGGTCGGCGACCGGTTCGACCTGGATGTTCCGGTCGTCGTCCGGTCGCTCGTCGACATCGAACGGATCGCCGGCGCCCATCCCGACGCGGGCCGAGAGGTGCCGCCGAAGTGGTTGCACGTGTATCTGCTCGATCGATCCGCCGACCCGGCGGATGCGCCCGATCCTGGGCGTTTCGGTGACGATCGGCTGGTGGTCGACGGGCGCGAGATCTACGCCGCCTACCCGTCGGGATCGGGACGATCGAAACTCACGCTCGACATCGTCGAGCGCTCGTTCGGCGTCACCGCAACCGCTCGCAACCTGTCGACGCTGGCGGCGATCGTCGCGCTCGGTCGCCGTGTCTGA